A window of Amycolatopsis australiensis contains these coding sequences:
- a CDS encoding PhoH family protein, producing MTAQRLPRKASGRSSTGAVPGPEKASTSPESQRSTFVLDTSVLLSDPWAVTRFAEHAVVLPLVVISELEAKRHHPELGWFARESLRMLDDLRRQYGRLDAPLPIGDHGGTLQVELNHSDPTVLPVGFRTDSNDHRILACALNLAAEREPVTLVTKDIPLRVKAGAVGLEADEYRAQEVTPSGWTGMADVDVQQEVLDALFGGSTVDPVEWGMDELAELPCHTGLRLLAGTSSALGRITADKRIRLVRGDREAFGLHGRSAEQRVALDLLLDSDVGIVSLGGRAGTGKSALALCAGLEAVMERRQHRKVVVFRPVYAVGGQDLGYLPGSESEKMQPWAQAVFDTLGALVSQDVLDEVFDRGMLEVLPLTHIRGRSLHDTFVIVDEAQSLERNVLLTVLSRLGTASRVVLTHDVAQRDNLRVGRHDGVSAVIEKLKGHPLFAHVTLTRSERSPIAALVTEMLEDHG from the coding sequence GTGACTGCGCAGCGTTTACCCCGTAAGGCCTCTGGCCGTTCTTCGACCGGTGCCGTTCCTGGCCCGGAGAAAGCCTCGACCTCGCCCGAATCCCAGCGGTCCACCTTTGTTCTGGACACGTCGGTCCTTCTTTCGGACCCCTGGGCGGTGACCCGGTTCGCCGAGCACGCCGTCGTTCTGCCGCTGGTCGTCATCAGTGAACTGGAGGCGAAGCGCCACCACCCGGAGCTGGGCTGGTTCGCCCGGGAATCCCTGCGCATGCTCGACGACCTGCGCCGCCAGTACGGCAGGCTCGACGCGCCGCTCCCGATCGGGGACCACGGCGGCACGCTGCAGGTGGAGCTGAACCACTCGGACCCGACGGTCCTCCCGGTCGGGTTCCGCACGGACTCCAACGACCACCGCATCCTCGCCTGCGCGCTCAACCTGGCGGCGGAACGCGAGCCGGTCACGCTGGTGACGAAGGACATCCCGCTGCGGGTCAAGGCCGGGGCCGTCGGCCTCGAGGCGGACGAGTACCGCGCGCAGGAAGTGACGCCGTCCGGCTGGACGGGCATGGCCGACGTCGACGTCCAGCAGGAGGTGCTGGACGCGCTGTTCGGCGGCAGCACCGTCGACCCGGTCGAATGGGGCATGGACGAGCTCGCCGAACTGCCCTGCCACACCGGGCTGCGGCTGCTCGCGGGCACCTCCAGCGCGCTGGGGCGGATCACGGCGGACAAGCGCATCCGGCTGGTCCGGGGCGACCGCGAGGCGTTCGGGCTGCACGGCCGCAGCGCGGAGCAGCGCGTCGCGCTCGACCTGCTGCTCGACTCCGACGTCGGCATCGTGTCGCTGGGCGGCCGGGCCGGCACCGGCAAGTCGGCGCTCGCACTGTGCGCCGGGCTGGAAGCGGTGATGGAACGCCGTCAGCACCGCAAGGTCGTGGTGTTCCGCCCGGTCTACGCGGTCGGCGGCCAGGACCTCGGCTACCTGCCCGGGTCCGAGAGCGAGAAGATGCAGCCGTGGGCGCAGGCGGTGTTCGACACGCTCGGCGCGCTGGTCAGCCAGGACGTCCTCGACGAGGTCTTCGACCGCGGCATGCTCGAAGTGCTCCCGCTGACCCACATCCGCGGCCGCTCGCTGCACGACACGTTCGTGATCGTCGACGAGGCCCAGTCGCTGGAGCGCAACGTGCTGCTCACGGTGCTCTCGCGGCTCGGCACGGCGTCACGGGTGGTGCTCACGCACGACGTCGCCCAGCGCGACAACCTGCGCGTCGGACGGCACGACGGCGTCTCCGCGGTGATCGAGAAGCTGAAGGGTCACCCGCTGTTCGCGCACGTCACGCTGACGCGCTCGGAGCGTTCGCCGATCGCCGCCCTGGTCACCGAGATGCTGGAGGACCACGGCTGA
- a CDS encoding NADH:flavin oxidoreductase/NADH oxidase family protein has protein sequence MTRDLLAEPLKLRCGAVLPNRLVKSALSEQLGDRRNGPTRELHELYRTWAHGGAGALITGNVMVDPAALGEPRNVVATADPAGFRAWARAAEGTDTRLWVQLNHPGRQSPRYLSREPVAPSAVPFGNRGIRTAFAAPRALTGDEIEAIVERFAVAARTFVDAGFHGVQIHGAHGYLVSQFLSPLTNLRTDEWGGDAVRRRRFLLEIVRRVRAAVGDDVPLAVKLNSADFQRGGFTEDESLEVVRELGEAGLDLLEVSGGTYEKAVMMGSSRASTQAREAYFLGYAAKAREVSDVALMVTGGFATPEGMTEALRSGALDVIGLGRPLVVDPRLPARLLDGEDVRAERLCPKTGIRLADSLLEIQWHTRQMHRIAAGKPADRRGALPTLVRAGLTDGLNAFRRVRG, from the coding sequence ATGACCCGGGACCTCCTGGCCGAGCCGCTCAAGCTGCGCTGCGGCGCCGTGCTGCCGAACCGCCTGGTCAAGTCGGCCCTGAGCGAGCAGCTGGGCGATCGCCGCAACGGGCCGACGCGGGAGCTGCACGAGCTGTACCGGACCTGGGCCCACGGCGGGGCCGGCGCGCTGATCACCGGAAACGTCATGGTCGACCCGGCAGCGCTCGGCGAGCCGCGCAACGTCGTGGCGACCGCGGACCCGGCCGGCTTCCGCGCGTGGGCGCGGGCGGCCGAGGGCACGGATACGCGGTTGTGGGTCCAGCTCAACCACCCTGGCCGGCAGAGCCCGCGATACCTCTCGCGGGAGCCGGTGGCGCCGTCCGCCGTGCCGTTCGGCAATCGCGGCATCCGCACCGCCTTCGCCGCTCCGCGCGCGTTGACCGGCGACGAGATCGAAGCGATCGTCGAGCGCTTCGCGGTGGCCGCGCGGACGTTCGTCGACGCCGGCTTCCACGGCGTCCAGATCCACGGCGCCCACGGCTACCTCGTGTCGCAGTTCCTCTCGCCGCTGACCAATCTGCGCACCGACGAGTGGGGCGGCGACGCCGTCCGCCGGCGCCGGTTCCTCCTGGAGATCGTGCGCCGGGTGCGGGCGGCGGTCGGCGACGACGTCCCGCTGGCCGTGAAGCTCAACAGCGCGGACTTCCAGCGTGGCGGCTTCACCGAGGACGAGTCCCTCGAGGTCGTGCGCGAACTCGGCGAAGCCGGGCTGGACCTGCTGGAAGTTTCGGGCGGCACGTATGAGAAAGCCGTGATGATGGGTTCGAGCCGAGCCAGCACGCAGGCGCGCGAAGCGTACTTCCTGGGCTACGCGGCGAAGGCCCGCGAAGTGTCCGACGTCGCCCTGATGGTCACCGGCGGCTTCGCGACGCCGGAGGGCATGACGGAGGCGTTGCGCTCAGGCGCGCTGGACGTCATCGGGCTCGGACGGCCACTGGTCGTCGACCCGCGGCTGCCGGCACGGCTGCTCGACGGCGAAGACGTCCGCGCCGAGCGGCTCTGCCCGAAGACCGGCATCCGGCTGGCCGACAGCCTGCTGGAGATCCAGTGGCACACCCGCCAGATGCACCGGATCGCCGCCGGCAAGCCGGCCGACCGGCGCGGCGCGCTGCCGACACTGGTGCGCGCCGGGCTGACCGACGGGCTCAACGCGTTCCGCCGCGTCCGCGGCTAG
- a CDS encoding acyl-CoA dehydrogenase → MDVPEVPSKVDPDALTNVLDGRWADLRRAVRAQMTGTEFRDPVDLDVEAHRAQVLDQLRALAATDRPALGFDPAYGGGGDVGGSVTSFELLGYGDLSLMVKAGVQWGLFGGAVQLLGTERHHEKYLREIMNLDLLGCFAMTEHGHGSDVQHLCTTATYVDGGFVVHTPDAMAQKEYIGNAARDGRMAVVFAQLVTGGESRGVHAFLVPIRDAEGNPMPGVSIEDCGPKAGLNGVDNGRLSFDHVRIPREALLNRFGDVAEDGTYSSPIESDSRRFFTMLGTLIRGRVSVAGSAGSATKRALALAIRYGEQRRQFMTPDGDEVVILDYLAHQRKLLPALAKTYALHFAQEELVSKLHDIDSSAPEEEQRELESRAAGLKAVATWHATSTIQAAREACGGAGYLSENLLPGLKADTDVFTTFEGDNTVLLQLVAKGLLTSYKHDFEDLSPLATARFFAEQVVSTVLERTSARKAVESLTVGSDSDVFFRREWQLRLFEDREEHVVEGVAKRLRKAASDPFGVFNSAQDHVLRAGRVHVERLVLEAFTAAVERCEDPDARTLLERVCDLYALSAIEEDLAWFLGHGRLTASRAKAVTAAVNSLCSQLRPHARALVDAFAIPEQFLAAPMLRS, encoded by the coding sequence GTGGACGTCCCCGAAGTGCCCTCGAAGGTGGATCCGGACGCGCTGACCAACGTCCTCGACGGCCGCTGGGCCGACCTGCGGCGCGCGGTGCGGGCCCAGATGACCGGCACGGAGTTCCGGGACCCGGTGGACCTGGACGTCGAGGCCCACCGCGCCCAGGTGCTCGACCAGCTGCGCGCGCTCGCCGCGACCGACCGGCCCGCGCTGGGCTTCGACCCGGCCTACGGCGGCGGGGGCGATGTCGGCGGCTCGGTGACGTCGTTCGAGCTGCTCGGTTACGGCGACCTGTCGCTGATGGTGAAGGCCGGTGTCCAATGGGGACTGTTCGGCGGCGCCGTCCAGCTGCTGGGCACCGAGCGGCACCACGAGAAGTACCTGCGCGAGATCATGAACCTCGACCTGCTCGGCTGCTTCGCGATGACCGAGCACGGTCACGGCTCCGACGTCCAGCACCTCTGCACGACGGCGACCTATGTGGACGGTGGCTTCGTCGTGCACACGCCGGACGCCATGGCGCAGAAGGAATACATCGGCAACGCGGCCCGCGACGGCCGGATGGCGGTGGTGTTCGCCCAGCTCGTCACGGGCGGGGAGTCGCGCGGCGTGCACGCGTTCCTGGTGCCGATCCGCGACGCGGAAGGCAACCCGATGCCGGGGGTGTCCATCGAGGACTGCGGTCCGAAGGCAGGCCTCAACGGCGTCGACAACGGACGGTTGAGCTTCGACCACGTCCGGATTCCCCGCGAGGCCCTGTTGAACCGCTTCGGTGACGTCGCCGAGGACGGGACGTATTCCAGCCCGATCGAGAGCGACAGCCGCCGGTTCTTCACGATGCTGGGCACGCTGATCCGCGGCCGGGTGAGCGTCGCCGGCAGCGCGGGCAGCGCGACGAAACGCGCGCTGGCGCTGGCGATCCGCTACGGCGAGCAACGGCGTCAGTTCATGACGCCGGACGGCGACGAGGTCGTCATCCTCGACTACCTGGCCCACCAGCGGAAGCTCCTGCCGGCGCTGGCGAAGACGTACGCGCTGCACTTCGCGCAGGAGGAGCTGGTGTCGAAGCTGCACGACATCGACTCGTCGGCGCCCGAAGAGGAGCAGCGCGAGCTGGAGTCGCGGGCCGCCGGGCTGAAGGCGGTCGCGACGTGGCACGCGACGTCGACGATCCAGGCGGCGCGCGAAGCGTGCGGTGGCGCGGGCTACCTGTCGGAGAACCTGCTGCCCGGGCTGAAGGCCGACACCGACGTCTTCACGACGTTCGAAGGCGACAACACGGTGTTGCTGCAGCTGGTCGCGAAGGGCCTGCTGACCAGCTACAAGCACGACTTCGAGGACCTTTCGCCGCTGGCGACGGCGCGATTCTTCGCCGAGCAGGTGGTCAGCACGGTCCTGGAGCGCACGTCGGCGCGCAAGGCCGTCGAGTCGCTGACCGTGGGCTCCGACTCGGACGTTTTCTTCCGCCGCGAGTGGCAGCTGCGGCTGTTCGAGGACCGCGAGGAACACGTCGTGGAAGGGGTGGCGAAGCGTCTGCGCAAGGCGGCCTCCGACCCGTTCGGGGTGTTCAACTCGGCGCAGGACCACGTGCTGCGCGCCGGCCGGGTGCACGTGGAGCGGCTGGTGCTGGAGGCGTTCACGGCGGCCGTCGAGCGGTGCGAAGACCCGGACGCCCGCACGCTGCTGGAGCGCGTCTGCGACCTGTACGCGCTGTCGGCGATCGAAGAGGATCTGGCGTGGTTCCTGGGCCACGGCCGCCTGACGGCGTCGCGCGCGAAGGCCGTGACGGCGGCGGTGAACAGCCTGTGCTCCCAGCTGCGGCCGCACGCGCGGGCGCTGGTGGACGCGTTCGCCATCCCGGAGCAGTTCCTGGCGGCGCCGATGCTGCGGTCCTGA
- a CDS encoding DUF2382 domain-containing protein: protein MTMQPQELIDSAVVDPAGNKLGKVGNVYLADATHQPEWITVKTGLFGTKESFVPLSGAHTDKDGVHVQVDKEAVTDAPRIDADGHLSPEESAQLYRHYGLPMPRTSPDGRMAGRTGERSQRRDPAMGGGRGKPEAMTRSEERLNVGTEQVETGRVRLRKYVVTEEQQVTVPVRHEEVRIEREPIKDGRGGAEIGEAEQDVVLHAEKPVVRKESVPVERARLRTETVTDEQTVSGKVRKEQFEVTDDDGKRRRS from the coding sequence ATGACCATGCAGCCCCAAGAGCTCATCGACAGCGCCGTTGTCGACCCGGCTGGCAACAAGCTCGGGAAGGTCGGCAACGTCTACCTCGCCGACGCCACGCACCAGCCGGAGTGGATCACCGTCAAGACCGGCCTGTTCGGCACCAAGGAGAGCTTTGTCCCGCTCTCCGGCGCGCACACCGACAAGGACGGCGTGCACGTCCAGGTCGACAAGGAAGCCGTCACCGACGCGCCGCGCATCGACGCCGACGGCCACCTGTCTCCGGAGGAGAGCGCGCAGCTCTACCGGCACTACGGCCTGCCGATGCCGCGGACCTCCCCCGACGGGCGGATGGCGGGCCGGACCGGCGAACGGTCGCAGCGCCGCGATCCCGCGATGGGCGGCGGCCGCGGCAAGCCCGAGGCCATGACCCGCTCCGAGGAGCGGCTGAACGTCGGCACCGAGCAGGTCGAAACCGGGCGCGTGCGCCTGCGCAAGTACGTCGTCACCGAAGAGCAGCAGGTCACCGTTCCGGTGCGGCACGAGGAAGTGCGCATCGAACGCGAGCCGATCAAGGACGGCCGGGGCGGGGCCGAGATCGGTGAGGCCGAGCAGGACGTCGTCCTCCACGCCGAGAAACCCGTGGTGCGCAAGGAATCCGTGCCGGTGGAGCGGGCGCGGCTGCGGACCGAGACGGTCACCGACGAGCAGACCGTCTCCGGCAAGGTCCGCAAGGAGCAGTTCGAAGTCACCGACGACGACGGCAAGCGCCGCAGGTCCTGA
- a CDS encoding GuaB1 family IMP dehydrogenase-related protein: MRFLDGHRPAHDLTYDDVFLLPNRSDVESRFDVDLSTADGTGATIPIVVANMTAVAGRRMAETVARRGGLVVLPQDVDSHAVAEIVGWVKSRHTVWDTPLVLTGGDAVADALNLVHKRAHGAVVVVDGEGRPVGIVDEASCAGVDRFARLADVAQPASVAVPLTTPAREVFELLHSHGANLALGLDDNGRLAGVLTAVGALRAEIYTPAVDDAGKLRVAAAIGVNGDVAAKADAVLSAGVDVLVVDTAHGHQEKMIAALKAVRSVSPKVPVVAGNVVTAEGTRDLIQAGADVVKVGVGPGAMCTTRMMTGVGRPQFSAVADCAAAARELGKHVWADGGVRHPRDVALALAAGASAAMVGSWFAGTYESPGDLRFDEQGRPYKESFGMASKRAVGARTRTDNVFDRARKALFEEGISSSRMALDPQRPGVEDLLDSIGSGVRSSCTYAGARTLEEFHERALLGVQSAAGFAEGRPLPSGW, from the coding sequence GTGCGTTTCCTCGACGGCCACCGGCCCGCCCACGACCTGACCTACGACGACGTGTTCCTGCTGCCGAACCGTTCGGACGTGGAGTCCCGCTTCGACGTCGACCTCTCCACCGCCGACGGCACCGGCGCGACCATCCCGATCGTCGTCGCGAACATGACCGCGGTCGCCGGACGGCGGATGGCCGAGACCGTCGCCCGCCGCGGCGGCCTGGTCGTGCTGCCCCAGGATGTGGACAGTCACGCCGTCGCCGAGATCGTCGGCTGGGTGAAGAGCCGGCACACGGTCTGGGACACCCCGCTGGTCCTCACCGGCGGCGACGCGGTCGCCGACGCGCTCAACCTCGTCCACAAGCGGGCCCACGGCGCCGTCGTGGTCGTGGACGGCGAAGGCCGCCCGGTCGGCATCGTCGACGAAGCGTCCTGCGCGGGCGTCGACCGCTTCGCGCGCCTGGCCGACGTCGCACAGCCGGCGAGCGTCGCGGTACCGCTGACCACACCCGCGCGTGAGGTCTTCGAGCTGCTGCACAGCCACGGCGCCAACCTGGCGCTCGGCCTGGACGACAACGGCCGTCTCGCGGGCGTGCTGACCGCCGTCGGGGCTCTCCGCGCGGAGATCTACACCCCGGCCGTCGACGACGCGGGCAAGCTGCGCGTCGCGGCCGCGATCGGTGTCAACGGCGACGTCGCCGCGAAGGCCGACGCCGTCCTCAGCGCGGGCGTCGACGTGCTGGTCGTCGACACCGCGCACGGGCACCAGGAGAAGATGATCGCCGCGCTGAAGGCCGTCCGGTCGGTGTCGCCGAAGGTCCCGGTGGTCGCCGGGAACGTCGTCACCGCCGAGGGCACGCGCGACCTCATCCAGGCCGGCGCGGACGTCGTCAAGGTCGGTGTCGGGCCGGGCGCGATGTGCACCACGCGGATGATGACCGGCGTGGGCCGCCCGCAGTTCTCCGCGGTCGCCGACTGCGCGGCCGCGGCGCGCGAGCTGGGCAAGCACGTCTGGGCCGACGGCGGCGTCCGCCACCCGCGTGACGTCGCGCTGGCGCTGGCCGCCGGAGCGTCGGCGGCGATGGTCGGCTCGTGGTTCGCCGGGACGTACGAATCCCCCGGTGACCTGCGGTTCGACGAGCAGGGCCGGCCGTACAAGGAGTCGTTCGGGATGGCGTCGAAGCGCGCGGTGGGCGCTCGGACGCGCACGGACAACGTGTTCGACCGGGCGCGCAAGGCGCTGTTCGAGGAGGGCATCTCGTCGTCGCGGATGGCCCTCGACCCGCAGCGGCCGGGCGTCGAGGACCTGCTGGACTCGATCGGCTCCGGCGTCCGGTCGTCCTGCACCTACGCGGGCGCGCGCACCCTGGAGGAGTTCCACGAACGCGCCCTGCTGGGCGTCCAGTCGGCGGCCGGGTTCGCCGAGGGCCGCCCGCTGCCCTCGGGCTGGTGA
- a CDS encoding MBL fold metallo-hydrolase gives MTAIVQNLVTSGVFRLDGGSWDVDNNVWIVGDDTAVIVIDAAHDAKAIENVVGERKLAAIVCTHAHNDHVNAAPELAEATGAPILLHPDDRVLWDQTHPDRAPDGELKDGQTITVAGTGFRVIHTPGHAPGAVCLYAAELGVLFTGDTLFHGGPGATGRSYSDYPTIVRSIREKLFVLPEATKVHTGHGEGTTIGAEKAASSGWDQP, from the coding sequence ATGACGGCGATCGTGCAGAACCTGGTGACCTCCGGCGTCTTCCGGCTCGACGGCGGCAGCTGGGACGTCGACAACAACGTGTGGATCGTGGGCGACGACACGGCGGTGATCGTGATCGACGCGGCCCACGACGCGAAGGCGATCGAGAACGTCGTCGGCGAGCGGAAGCTGGCCGCGATCGTCTGCACGCACGCGCACAACGACCACGTCAACGCCGCCCCGGAGCTGGCCGAAGCCACGGGCGCGCCGATCCTGCTGCACCCGGACGACCGCGTGCTGTGGGACCAGACCCACCCGGACCGCGCGCCGGACGGCGAGCTGAAGGACGGCCAGACGATCACGGTGGCGGGCACGGGTTTCCGCGTGATCCACACGCCGGGCCACGCCCCGGGCGCGGTCTGCCTGTACGCGGCGGAGCTGGGCGTGCTGTTCACCGGCGACACGCTGTTCCACGGTGGCCCCGGCGCCACCGGCCGGTCCTACTCGGACTACCCGACGATCGTCCGGTCCATCCGCGAGAAGCTGTTCGTCCTGCCGGAAGCGACGAAGGTCCACACCGGCCACGGCGAGGGCACGACGATCGGCGCGGAGAAGGCGGCTTCGAGCGGCTGGGACCAGCCCTAG
- the trhA gene encoding PAQR family membrane homeostasis protein TrhA, translating into MVSLKTEPPEPVVDLRPRLRGHIHFWTFFGALVAAATLIALAASTVSPLATLATSVYGLTVMGVFGVSALYHRHLWSPRGYKWMKRADHSMIFLFIAGTYTPFTLLAMSKPTGYVILSIVWGGAILGVALKMLWPHAPRWVGVPIYIALGWVAVFVFPELATHAGIAALVLLCVGGLFYTLGAVFYAVKWPNYWPDTFGYHEFFHACTVLAAISHYIAIWLAMYA; encoded by the coding sequence ATGGTGAGCCTGAAGACGGAACCACCCGAGCCCGTAGTGGACCTCCGCCCACGGCTGCGGGGCCACATCCACTTCTGGACGTTCTTCGGCGCCCTGGTGGCGGCGGCGACGCTGATCGCGCTGGCGGCGTCCACAGTGTCCCCGCTCGCGACACTGGCGACCTCGGTCTACGGCCTGACGGTGATGGGCGTGTTCGGCGTGAGCGCGCTGTACCACCGTCACCTGTGGAGCCCCCGCGGGTACAAGTGGATGAAGCGCGCGGACCACTCGATGATCTTCCTGTTCATCGCGGGCACGTACACGCCGTTCACCCTGCTGGCGATGTCCAAGCCGACGGGCTACGTGATCCTGTCGATCGTCTGGGGCGGCGCGATCCTGGGCGTGGCACTGAAGATGCTGTGGCCGCACGCACCCCGCTGGGTGGGGGTGCCGATCTACATAGCGCTGGGCTGGGTGGCGGTGTTCGTCTTCCCGGAGCTGGCAACGCACGCCGGAATCGCGGCGCTGGTGCTGCTGTGCGTCGGCGGGCTGTTCTACACGCTCGGCGCGGTGTTCTATGCCGTGAAATGGCCGAACTACTGGCCCGACACGTTCGGGTACCACGAGTTTTTCCACGCCTGCACCGTTTTGGCGGCGATTTCGCACTACATCGCGATCTGGCTGGCCATGTACGCCTGA
- a CDS encoding DUF309 domain-containing protein, with protein MSRRDRDAEGRARNARPRDGLGRPLPYGADGVERQPEGIERTPAQTLAEAQRLLDDGKPFHAHEVFEDAWKTTDGPDRELWRGLAQLAVGLTHAARGNNVGAVSLLERGAANIEPFRGEPPHGIDVAGLQQWARSLAAEAQLRVRISPSPPRLTAG; from the coding sequence ATGAGCCGCCGCGACCGGGACGCCGAGGGACGGGCACGCAACGCACGGCCGCGCGACGGCCTTGGCAGGCCGCTCCCGTACGGCGCCGACGGCGTCGAACGCCAGCCGGAGGGCATCGAGCGGACGCCGGCGCAAACGCTTGCGGAGGCCCAGCGCCTGCTCGACGACGGCAAGCCGTTCCACGCGCACGAGGTCTTCGAGGACGCGTGGAAGACAACGGACGGCCCGGACCGCGAGCTGTGGCGCGGCCTGGCGCAGCTGGCGGTGGGGCTGACCCACGCGGCGCGCGGCAACAACGTGGGCGCGGTGTCGTTGCTGGAACGCGGCGCGGCGAACATCGAGCCGTTCCGCGGCGAGCCGCCACACGGCATCGACGTCGCCGGGCTGCAACAGTGGGCGCGAAGCCTGGCCGCTGAGGCGCAGCTGCGGGTCCGGATCTCGCCGTCCCCGCCGCGGCTGACGGCCGGCTAG
- a CDS encoding carboxymuconolactone decarboxylase family protein: protein MEARLNVFENEVTTKFFKRLIAASRPIEESTLPKATQELVKIRASQINGCGMCLDMHTKDAAAAGETAVRLAMVAAWREAVVFTEAERAALALTEEGTRLADAHTGVSDETWAQVRKHFDEDQIGALVCLIAEINAWNRLNVIVRNPAGEYQPGMFG, encoded by the coding sequence ATGGAAGCGCGTCTCAACGTGTTCGAGAACGAGGTCACGACGAAGTTCTTCAAGCGCCTGATCGCGGCGTCCCGCCCGATCGAGGAGTCGACGCTGCCGAAGGCGACGCAGGAGCTGGTGAAGATCCGCGCGAGCCAGATCAACGGCTGCGGAATGTGCCTGGACATGCACACGAAGGACGCGGCGGCGGCGGGCGAGACGGCGGTCCGCCTGGCGATGGTGGCGGCGTGGCGCGAAGCGGTGGTGTTCACGGAGGCGGAGCGCGCGGCCCTGGCGCTGACCGAGGAGGGAACCCGCCTGGCGGACGCCCACACGGGAGTCAGCGACGAGACGTGGGCCCAGGTCCGCAAGCACTTCGACGAGGACCAGATCGGCGCGCTGGTCTGCCTGATCGCGGAGATCAACGCGTGGAACCGCTTGAACGTGATCGTCCGCAACCCGGCGGGCGAGTACCAGCCGGGAATGTTCGGCTGA
- a CDS encoding isoprenyl transferase, which yields MSVRSFLSDVVYSAYGRRLIQQAAGRHPRHIAIMLDGNRRWAREAGFTDVSDGHRAGAKKIADFLSWCQEADVEVVTMWLLSTDNLNRDPDELTPLLKIITDVTDELAAPGTPWRLRIVGALDLLPADVAKRLSEAAARTEGRTGMEVNVAVGYGGRQEIADAVRKLLLQHADEGTSIHELAKILDVDHISEHLYTSGQPDPDLIIRTSGEQRLSGFLLWQSAHSEFWFTEAYWPAFRRVDFLRAIRDYAWRHRRFGA from the coding sequence GTGAGTGTTCGCTCCTTCTTGTCCGACGTCGTGTACAGCGCCTACGGCAGGCGCCTGATCCAGCAGGCGGCCGGCCGGCATCCCCGGCACATCGCCATCATGCTCGACGGCAACCGCCGTTGGGCCCGCGAAGCGGGCTTCACGGACGTTTCGGACGGCCACCGCGCCGGGGCGAAGAAGATCGCGGACTTCCTGAGCTGGTGCCAGGAGGCCGACGTCGAGGTCGTCACGATGTGGCTGCTCTCGACCGACAACCTCAACCGGGACCCCGACGAGCTCACGCCGCTGCTGAAGATCATCACCGACGTCACCGACGAGCTCGCCGCCCCCGGCACGCCCTGGCGGCTGCGGATCGTCGGTGCGCTCGACCTGCTGCCCGCCGACGTCGCCAAGCGCCTCAGCGAAGCCGCGGCGCGGACCGAGGGGCGGACCGGGATGGAGGTCAACGTCGCGGTGGGTTACGGCGGACGCCAGGAAATCGCGGACGCCGTGCGCAAGCTGCTGCTCCAGCACGCCGACGAAGGCACGTCCATTCACGAGCTGGCGAAAATCCTCGACGTCGACCACATCTCGGAGCACCTCTACACGTCCGGGCAGCCGGATCCGGACCTCATCATCCGCACTTCCGGTGAGCAACGGCTTTCCGGATTCCTGCTCTGGCAGTCCGCGCATTCGGAATTCTGGTTCACCGAGGCGTATTGGCCGGCCTTCCGCCGCGTCGACTTCCTGCGTGCCATCCGTGACTACGCCTGGCGGCACCGCCGGTTCGGGGCCTGA
- a CDS encoding Pr6Pr family membrane protein, with product MRSEMPTRAWFAVTTLVALTGLVAQVVATVNTPGARVANLLSFFTIDSNLLVALTAALVALGVARGRLFTVLWLDALVGITVTGIVYQVALAGLYELHGLSLFADTVLHKVTPILFVLGWLLVGPRGALTWPAVRWSLVYPLAWLAFTLPRGALTGFYPYPFVDAGALGYGRVTLNCVFIGLFFIALAAGALLYDRRLTRPGTAQPG from the coding sequence ATGCGCAGCGAGATGCCCACCCGCGCCTGGTTCGCGGTCACCACCCTGGTCGCGCTGACCGGTCTGGTCGCCCAGGTCGTCGCCACCGTGAACACGCCCGGCGCCCGGGTGGCGAACCTGCTCAGCTTCTTCACCATCGACTCGAACCTGCTGGTCGCGCTCACCGCCGCGCTCGTCGCGCTGGGCGTGGCCCGCGGGCGGCTGTTCACCGTCCTCTGGCTCGACGCGCTGGTGGGGATCACCGTGACCGGCATCGTCTACCAGGTCGCCCTCGCCGGCCTCTACGAGCTGCACGGCCTGTCGCTGTTCGCCGACACGGTGCTGCACAAGGTGACGCCGATCCTGTTCGTGCTCGGCTGGCTGCTCGTCGGCCCGCGCGGCGCGCTGACGTGGCCGGCGGTCCGGTGGTCGCTGGTCTACCCGCTGGCCTGGCTGGCGTTCACGCTGCCGCGTGGCGCGCTGACCGGCTTCTACCCGTACCCGTTCGTCGACGCGGGCGCGCTCGGCTACGGCCGGGTGACGCTGAACTGCGTGTTCATCGGGCTGTTCTTCATCGCGCTCGCCGCGGGCGCGCTGCTGTACGACCGCCGGCTCACCCGGCCCGGAACCGCCCAGCCGGGCTAG